Within Thamnophis elegans isolate rThaEle1 chromosome 11, rThaEle1.pri, whole genome shotgun sequence, the genomic segment AACATAGGACTATTAAAAAATATtgcaaggatagaagcaacaatCAAAACTTTATAATTCAAGCATGAAATTTATAGGGCTGAATTATAAGCTTCCCAAAGTAACAAAAGTTACTTTTGTTAGCAAGCAAGGCTCCCCAATCCAACATTCCTCACTACCCTAGACTACAATTTCTATCATTCAGAGCCAGAATACTATCAAGGAATTGAAAGGCTATCCTGCCTAGCTTTTCATGATCAGGTCAGGTGAACTGATTGGTGACACATGCTCAGATACCTACATGAAATAAGTTAGATTACAGATTGTTGTGGCTGTTGTCCCTTCAATCTCTGTAGCATATTATACTTTGCTTAATTTCTTTAGCTCCTCTCCTCAAAACATGtaatctcttattttctttttaagttaAAATTCATCCAGGTCATCTCATTCTTAGCATTAATTTATGTGAGCCAACCTATgaatcatatactgtatattgcatTATTAAAAGAGTTAAATATGAGCTCGATGGCACAACTGATGACTTCATAACCAGTTGATTGACCCTATCCAGAGAATACTCATAAATGATTCTGTCAATTTGCAGAACAGAATCAAATACAGAGCCCGATGCTATTCAACATTTTGATTAATGACCTGTGTGAAACAATTGAGGGGACAATTATCTGATATGCAGATGTCCCCAAACTAAGAGGTTTAATACTTGGAAGAGATGGAGAAGATTCTAAGTGATCTAGGCAGCCTTGATATTTGTTGTGGAAAGCCAGTATACAGTATGAAAAGGCATACTTATAAATTTAAAAGTAGGATAAGATAAAGATTAGAATTATATGCATAAGAGTAAATTTCTTttatgtccaatcatacttggccagtaaagatttctattctatatgaATTTCAGGTATGCCCAAAGTCTATGTAAAAATGaagttcatattttaaaaatgacatactGTATACAGGAAACTGAAGTCACAATGGACTCTTCTTTCACAATTCAATTACAGGAAGCATCTTGAACATTGGGGACATGTAATATTTGATCTCAGAATTAAATGTGTACCTTTATTGAAATCCTATAATTATATCAATGGATTTTGTGAATTGCAGTCAAGTTTTGACTCCTGCAGGTTTCTTAACAAGATTTCAGGAGTGGTTTACCATTGGTTTCTTTCTAGGTCTGAGAAAAAGAGCGACTGGTCCAACATCACTCAGATGCCTTTACGCCTGAGCTGGGACAAGAACACCTAGTCTTTGGGTCTTTAACCTGGTGCCTTATAACCACTACACAAAATGAATCTCATTGTTGAAATAATCATGGATAAAAGACTCTTCTGGAAAGTTTCTACATATGCCTAATCTCCAAGTTATAAGAAGCGTAAACATGCAAACAGACATTTCATTTTTGGAGCAGCAAGTCTTAAAAgtgcattttaaattatttcaaactTGGATTTTCTTTTCCCATTTATCACAGACAGTTTGAAATTAGTACATTACAAGCATCTTCTGGCACCATTGTTGGTGAACTGGAATTATCAGGACTCTTTAAATAATGAGGGGAAAATACATTTCAATGTTAGTGTTGTACTAGTGAATTTTAAGTAAAGTACAATAGATAAATGAAATCTTTATGCAACTGTTAATAATTTGGTCCCCATATTTAAATCGTAAAGAAACAAAGACCAAATTTGAATCTGTCTATTATAATTGCAAACAATTATCCGATATTATTGGAGATTGGACACCTCCTTCCTCTGATTGATTGGTTtcggatttttttcttctttgtagccACGTTGCAGGTGTCACTAAAGAGTCAAAATCGTCCTCCTGTTTTTCAGGACTGGGGAAGGAAGCCCATTAAACCATCTCATTCAAGCCACTATTCAATTGTGGTGGATTTGTCCCCAAATGACAACCGCATGGCTCAGTAGAGCCAGTGCGCGGCCGGACGGAGCCGAATGGCAGCAACAAGGCTCGAAGAGAGGGAAACACGGCAGCGCTGTTGCAGAGCCGCGCTCGGAGGGAGAAAACGCAAACGCCTCCTTTCCCGGCTGCTACAAGAGAGGCGGCTCACGGAGGTGGTGGTACCTTTTCTTGGGTTGATATCGTGGCCAAGAAGCCCCAGCCGTGGCGATGCATCAGGAACCGGGCCGTTCTGGCTGCTTGCTCCAGAGGAAGCGCTGGGCTGTCTGGTCCTTTGGAGCCCTCCCTCCGGTAAGAAAACATCCGCGACGGCGAAGAGATTTGCTTCGACCTCCCCGTTTCCGGCCGGGTTCGCATCTCCTCTTCTTTGTACACCGAGGCCGGGTAGCTCTGCTTCCAAATACTGCTGGTGTCTTCAAGGAGGGCGGGGAGAGCCTCTTCGTTGGAGGAGCTGTCCAGCTCTTCTTCCACCTCGTTTGGCACCGACCAGGAGACCGAATTCACGATCACGTACCCGCAAGCCGGAGCCAGAGCCAAGCTGCCCCAGAGGGCCCAGGACAGCCAGGATCTTCCCCGCAGCTTGATCTCCGAGCAGGACCCGGGCATTTTgggccaagacgctgagcttggcAATTGAGATGCCGGAAGATTTTGGCTGTGGGAGCGGCGCCCCCGTGTGGCCAGCAGTTGCGGAACTCCGAGCCCGTGACGACGGTTTCTTTTCGTCTGCCTGCCTCCGCTGCGTTTTCGTTCCCTTGATTCAACGTTACCCTTTGGTTAAGGAGCCTTGTGGCGTAATCAGGAATATTTCAGCACatgatagatttttaaaaggtttaccacgaaaaataaaatttaaaaacacacgagCGTACCTAATATAGGTATTTTTAAATTGATTATGTGCAATCAAGACAGCATCCGGGCTTACCAATCACATAATTCCACCCCCTCAGAATAGTATATGGAGTTAGCATATATAAATAGTAGGTGGTGCAAGATCGGATTTTATCTTGACTCTTTTTTTGAGGAGCAGCATGCTGGTTCCTCTatgccaggtttttaaaaaaaatatgagatgTACCCCCCTTGTGGTGGTGCAGAGTTGAAAGGAGGTGTAAAGAACCTTCTATGGATAGTCTTTGGttaatgaccatttgttcagtgatggTTTAAAATTATGACAGCTCTGAATAGGAAACGTATGGCCGGTCCtcaaaattgtgaatgttgcagcATTCAGTGATCACGCAACCATCATTTACACCTTTGCTAACTGCCTACAAACAATGTCAATGGAGTTGCACATGGCACTCACGTGATGTCGTTTTTGAAGATTGGGAAATGAAGGATGCGAGAGCCAGGGTTAACCAACAAGAACAAGGTTTATTCAAACGGAAGAACGAAGTGACAGCGATTCGAACAGGCGCTgcacgcgccaaggtatttatacaacGTGAACGAAATATAACAGCCAATAGGAGACCGGGGACtgggcagcaacagctgtcaagtcCCCTGTCCAATCAAATGTAACTCtcggccggcaacagctcctgctgcgtcctggccaatcaggaggcagcaggctgttgctggccttttGTAAAAGTGCTGAACTGAATGAGCTATATTTGCATAGCTCATGAATatacaacaccccttccccccagatccGCGCATGCTCCCctggtggagcatgcgtagtcctgtaaataggcggggcggcgccggacccgcccagatcttcgcagttctacaggagtcgtcggcggaggtggacctgcttgtagtagctcctccctgaaggggGTGCAGCTCCAAGGGACGCCATCTTggaaaggcccagaaggcgggctcaacgacATAGGTAGGCTGGGCTGTGTTGGCGCGTCCCTAGCTACAGTGTATGGAATGGGAGGAGAGTCACTGGGGGTAGGAGCGATAGGTGGGGCCTCTGCTGCGGCGGTTTGAGCAGTCTGTCGGGCTCCCCGGAagggggcgctcgggtaggccgggcctggtgtTGCGAAGGCCCGATGACGTATTTTCTCGGTTTGAGCATCTTCACCGTCTGGCAATGGAAAGGCGAGGCCTGGTTCAGCGAAGGCCTCATTCGGCAACCCCGGGTGTGCGGTGTTGT encodes:
- the CREG2 gene encoding protein CREG2, giving the protein MPGSCSEIKLRGRSWLSWALWGSLALAPACGYVIVNSVSWSVPNEVEEELDSSSNEEALPALLEDTSSIWKQSYPASVYKEEEMRTRPETGRSKQISSPSRMFSYRREGSKGPDSPALPLEQAARTARFLMHRHGWGFLATISTQEKIKGAPFGTCLSISDGPTDNSTGIPYFYMTPKDKTVADLVKNSIASLTLPEAEGDFCRKSIVDPDDPRCTRLTFIGKMVTVPPEELESAKQALFSRHPIMRKWPRNYEWFFMKMNIEHIWLQDWYGGITIITLEEYFKAVPSET